A part of Saliniradius amylolyticus genomic DNA contains:
- a CDS encoding Na+/H+ antiporter subunit C, which produces MEGLFAFCVGMLTFCGIYLVLRARTFTVVLGLTFLSYAVNLFLFSSGRLRFEGAPILGTAEAYTDPLPQALVLTAIVIGFAMIAFIVILAMRARADLGNDYVDGRSPRSSREKPSAKEKS; this is translated from the coding sequence ATGGAAGGGCTATTTGCTTTCTGTGTGGGAATGCTGACCTTCTGCGGTATCTACCTGGTATTAAGAGCCAGAACCTTTACGGTGGTGTTAGGCCTGACCTTTTTGTCCTACGCGGTGAATTTGTTCTTATTCTCCAGCGGCCGGTTGCGCTTTGAAGGAGCGCCCATATTGGGCACGGCTGAAGCCTATACCGACCCTTTGCCGCAGGCTTTGGTGCTGACTGCCATAGTGATTGGTTTTGCCATGATTGCCTTTATCGTTATTCTGGCCATGCGGGCCCGGGCGGATCTGGGTAATGACTATGTGGACGGCCGCTCGCCACGCTCCAGCCGAGAAAAGCCCTCGGCCAAGGAGAAGTCATGA
- a CDS encoding monovalent cation/H+ antiporter subunit D, which produces MTQHLAILPIIIPLFAGILQLLPPLSGSVERQRVFSVLLAALLIIAIGVLGWHVMHQGVQIYALGDWQPPFGIVLVADQLALLMLMLTAVLGLCAILFACGGDDKQGAYFYPLMQFQLMGINGAFLTGDLFNLFVFFEVLLIASYALLVHGGGKQRTSAAVHYVILNLVGSALFLFALASLYGTLGTLNIAHMSLRVGELAAGERAIAQAGGLLLLIVFGLKAALLPLHFWLPKTYASASAPVAALFAIMTKVGIYAIFRVYTVIFGDGAGELANMAQGWIWPLALLTLVLGAVGVLASPNLRQLVANLVIVSVGTLMVTFALRSEEATAAGLYYMIHSTLVGGALFLIADMIGQQRGKAFDWFVMARKLKQPTLLGILFFVAAMAVAGLPPLSGFIGKVLVLQAAHETAEMLWAWPVILVTGLVTIVALSRAGTTLFWRYSGDKTDAEPLSVYQVASVIILLLTIPMLVIFAAPVTDFTQQAASQLHNYNELMQVLLPGGQD; this is translated from the coding sequence ATGACTCAGCACTTAGCGATTCTCCCCATTATTATCCCGTTGTTTGCGGGCATACTGCAGTTGCTGCCTCCTTTGAGTGGCAGTGTGGAGCGCCAGCGAGTGTTTTCCGTGTTGCTGGCGGCATTACTGATTATTGCGATCGGTGTGCTCGGGTGGCACGTGATGCATCAGGGCGTACAGATATACGCGTTAGGCGACTGGCAGCCTCCCTTTGGCATTGTGCTGGTGGCAGACCAATTGGCATTGCTAATGCTGATGCTGACGGCGGTGCTGGGTCTGTGCGCTATTTTGTTTGCCTGTGGCGGAGATGACAAACAAGGGGCGTATTTTTATCCACTGATGCAGTTTCAGTTGATGGGCATCAACGGTGCCTTCCTGACCGGTGATTTGTTTAACTTGTTTGTGTTTTTTGAAGTGTTGCTGATCGCCTCCTATGCCTTGCTGGTCCATGGCGGCGGTAAGCAGCGTACCAGTGCCGCGGTCCACTATGTCATCCTGAACCTGGTTGGTTCGGCACTGTTTCTGTTCGCACTGGCTAGTCTATACGGTACCCTTGGGACGCTTAATATCGCCCATATGAGCCTGAGAGTGGGAGAGCTCGCGGCGGGAGAGCGAGCCATTGCGCAGGCCGGTGGATTATTACTGCTGATCGTCTTCGGTCTTAAGGCGGCGCTGCTACCATTGCATTTTTGGCTACCCAAAACCTATGCTTCAGCCAGTGCGCCGGTGGCGGCCTTGTTCGCCATTATGACTAAAGTAGGGATTTACGCCATTTTCCGCGTGTATACGGTCATTTTTGGTGACGGGGCCGGTGAACTGGCCAATATGGCCCAGGGCTGGATCTGGCCATTGGCATTGTTGACCCTAGTGCTCGGTGCTGTAGGCGTGTTAGCCAGCCCTAACTTACGTCAGTTGGTGGCGAATCTGGTGATTGTGTCAGTGGGCACTCTGATGGTGACCTTTGCTCTTCGCAGCGAAGAGGCGACGGCGGCAGGGCTCTACTACATGATTCATAGTACGCTGGTGGGAGGCGCCCTGTTTTTAATTGCCGACATGATCGGTCAGCAACGGGGCAAGGCCTTTGACTGGTTCGTGATGGCTCGTAAGTTAAAGCAGCCGACGCTACTGGGCATTTTGTTTTTTGTGGCGGCCATGGCCGTTGCTGGTTTACCACCTCTGTCCGGTTTTATCGGTAAGGTTCTGGTGTTGCAGGCCGCTCACGAAACCGCAGAGATGCTCTGGGCCTGGCCTGTGATCCTGGTTACTGGTCTGGTCACCATCGTAGCCTTATCGAGAGCCGGCACCACCTTGTTTTGGCGTTATAGTGGTGATAAAACCGATGCCGAACCCTTGTCGGTGTACCAGGTCGCGAGCGTGATCATCTTATTGTTAACCATTCCTATGCTGGTGATTTTCGCGGCACCGGTAACCGATTTTACTCAACAAGCGGCCAGTCAACTGCACAATTACAATGAGCTGATGCAGGTACTTTTACCGGGAGGACAAGACTGA
- a CDS encoding Na+/H+ antiporter subunit E, whose product MSALATKWFPMPVHSVLLFVVWLMLNNSVAPGHLLLALIFAIAIPRLCAPLYTRQPAIRHPFKLLRYFLMVLADIVVANIQVAVLVVGPLKRLKPAFIAVPLDMTQSLPITMLASSVTMTPGTVSAEVSADRNWLYVHVLNLDVPERQLAETIKQRYEKPLKEIFEC is encoded by the coding sequence ATGTCTGCTCTGGCAACAAAATGGTTCCCCATGCCGGTTCACAGTGTATTACTGTTTGTGGTCTGGCTGATGTTAAATAACTCAGTGGCTCCAGGACATCTTTTGCTGGCGCTCATTTTCGCCATAGCTATTCCTCGGTTATGCGCGCCCTTATACACCCGTCAGCCAGCGATTCGGCACCCGTTTAAACTGTTGCGTTACTTCTTGATGGTGCTGGCCGATATCGTGGTGGCCAATATTCAAGTGGCGGTGCTCGTAGTAGGGCCATTAAAGCGCCTTAAACCAGCGTTTATAGCCGTTCCTCTGGATATGACTCAGTCGTTGCCGATCACCATGCTCGCCAGCTCAGTGACGATGACACCGGGAACCGTCAGCGCGGAGGTCTCGGCGGATCGAAACTGGCTCTACGTGCATGTGCTGAACCTGGATGTGCCTGAGAGGCAGTTGGCGGAGACCATCAAGCAGCGCTATGAAAAACCGCTCAAGGAGATCTTTGAATGTTAG
- a CDS encoding K+/H+ antiporter subunit F: protein MLDWAMMITGIMLCVALILNLWRLLIGPEISDRILALDTMFINSIALILLYGMFKGSDLFFEAALLIAMLGFVSTVALCKYLLRGDIIE, encoded by the coding sequence ATGTTAGATTGGGCAATGATGATAACTGGCATCATGCTTTGTGTGGCCTTGATTCTGAACCTGTGGCGGCTGTTAATCGGCCCGGAAATCTCTGATCGCATTCTGGCGCTGGATACCATGTTCATTAACAGCATCGCCCTGATTCTACTGTACGGCATGTTTAAAGGCAGTGATTTGTTTTTTGAAGCGGCGCTGCTGATCGCCATGCTAGGTTTTGTCAGCACGGTAGCCTTATGTAAGTATCTGTTACGCGGCGACATTATTGAGTAG